Proteins co-encoded in one Chroicocephalus ridibundus chromosome 6, bChrRid1.1, whole genome shotgun sequence genomic window:
- the TRIM59 gene encoding tripartite motif-containing protein 59 isoform X2: MHHFEEELTCSICYSIFEDPRVLPCSHTFCRNCLEGVIQLSDNFSIWRPLRLPLKCPNCRSIVEIPAAGIQSLPINFALKAIIEKYQQEDRSDVATCSEHYRQPLNVYCLLDRKLVCGHCLTIGKHNGHPIDDLQSAYLKEKQNSGKILDQLTDKHWTDVCLLIEKLKEQKSQCESIVQEDKKAVVHYFKKLSDTLEHKRQALLTALDEINTRILEEYEPLIEKLKKIREEQLELMSLNTAIQKEESPLIFLEKVDDMHQRIKALKQKQLPDVKPVEIYPRAGHLLKDVWSKTEIGHINKIVTPKINLIPKRKLRSKGSGKEGKESKVLLQACELQEGSLKWMAPDGLMWISWPFMMPTTGLFY, from the exons aTGCATCACTTTGAGGAAGAATTAACGTGTTCCATTTGCTATAGCATATTTGAAGATCCACGCGTTCTGCCCTGTTCCCATACGTTTTGCCGGAATTGTCTGGAGGGTGTTATTCAGCTGTCAGACAACTTTTCCATTTGGAGACCCCTGAGACTCCCTCTGAAGTGTCCTAATTGCAGGAGTATTGTTGAAATTCCAGCCGCTGGTATCCAGTCGTTGCCCATCAACTTTGCATTGAAAGCTATTATTGAAAAATACCAACAGGAAGATCGCTCTGATGTTGCAACCTGCAGTGAACATTACCGGCAACCGCTGAACGTTTACTGTCTTTTGGATAGAAAATTGGTGTGTGGCCATTGCCTTACAATAGGGAAACACAACGGCCATCCCATAGATGACCTTCAAAGTGCCTacctaaaagaaaagcagaattctgGAAAAATTCTCGACCAGCTGACTGATAAACACTGGACTGATGTATGTTTGCTCattgaaaagctgaaagaacaGAAGTCGCAGTGTGAAAGCATTGTTCAGGAGGATAAAAAAGCAGTAGTCCATTATTTTAAGAAACTTAGTGATACCTTGGAGCACAAAAGACAAGCTCTGCTGACTGCCCTGGATGAAATCAACACACGCATTTTGGAAGAATACGAGCCTCTCATtgagaagttgaaaaaaataagggaagaacAGCTTGAATTAATGTCACTGAATACAGCTATTCAAAAAGAAGAGTCCCCACTTATTTTTCTTGAGAAGGTGGATGATATGCATCAACGTATAAAAGCTTTGAAACAGAAGCAACTACCGGATGTTAAACCTGTGGAGATTTATCCGAGGGCTGGGCACCTGTTGAAAGATGTGTGGTCTAAAACTGAAATCGGTCACATCAACAAGATCGTCACtccaaaaataaatctgattccGAAAAGGAAGTTACGCAGCAAAGGcagtggaaaggaaggaaaagaatctAAAGTGCTCCTCCAGGCT tgtgaaCTTCAGGAAGGTTCTCTCAAATGGATGGCCCCAGATGGGTTAATGTGGATTTCATGGCCTTTCATGATGCCCACCACAGGCctgttttactga
- the TRIM59 gene encoding tripartite motif-containing protein 59 isoform X4, which yields MHHFEEELTCSICYSIFEDPRVLPCSHTFCRNCLEGVIQLSDNFSIWRPLRLPLKCPNCRSIVEIPAAGIQSLPINFALKAIIEKYQQEDRSDVATCSEHYRQPLNVYCLLDRKLVCGHCLTIGKHNGHPIDDLQSAYLKEKQNSGKILDQLTDKHWTDVCLLIEKLKEQKSQCESIVQEDKKAVVHYFKKLSDTLEHKRQALLTALDEINTRILEEYEPLIEKLKKIREEQLELMSLNTAIQKEESPLIFLEKVDDMHQRIKALKQKQLPDVKPVEIYPRAGHLLKDVWSKTEIGHINKIVTPKINLIPKRKLRSKGSGKEGKESKVLLQARRNTIALR from the exons aTGCATCACTTTGAGGAAGAATTAACGTGTTCCATTTGCTATAGCATATTTGAAGATCCACGCGTTCTGCCCTGTTCCCATACGTTTTGCCGGAATTGTCTGGAGGGTGTTATTCAGCTGTCAGACAACTTTTCCATTTGGAGACCCCTGAGACTCCCTCTGAAGTGTCCTAATTGCAGGAGTATTGTTGAAATTCCAGCCGCTGGTATCCAGTCGTTGCCCATCAACTTTGCATTGAAAGCTATTATTGAAAAATACCAACAGGAAGATCGCTCTGATGTTGCAACCTGCAGTGAACATTACCGGCAACCGCTGAACGTTTACTGTCTTTTGGATAGAAAATTGGTGTGTGGCCATTGCCTTACAATAGGGAAACACAACGGCCATCCCATAGATGACCTTCAAAGTGCCTacctaaaagaaaagcagaattctgGAAAAATTCTCGACCAGCTGACTGATAAACACTGGACTGATGTATGTTTGCTCattgaaaagctgaaagaacaGAAGTCGCAGTGTGAAAGCATTGTTCAGGAGGATAAAAAAGCAGTAGTCCATTATTTTAAGAAACTTAGTGATACCTTGGAGCACAAAAGACAAGCTCTGCTGACTGCCCTGGATGAAATCAACACACGCATTTTGGAAGAATACGAGCCTCTCATtgagaagttgaaaaaaataagggaagaacAGCTTGAATTAATGTCACTGAATACAGCTATTCAAAAAGAAGAGTCCCCACTTATTTTTCTTGAGAAGGTGGATGATATGCATCAACGTATAAAAGCTTTGAAACAGAAGCAACTACCGGATGTTAAACCTGTGGAGATTTATCCGAGGGCTGGGCACCTGTTGAAAGATGTGTGGTCTAAAACTGAAATCGGTCACATCAACAAGATCGTCACtccaaaaataaatctgattccGAAAAGGAAGTTACGCAGCAAAGGcagtggaaaggaaggaaaagaatctAAAGTGCTCCTCCAGGCT AGGAGAAACACGATAGCACTCAGATGA
- the TRIM59 gene encoding tripartite motif-containing protein 59 isoform X3 — protein sequence MHHFEEELTCSICYSIFEDPRVLPCSHTFCRNCLEGVIQLSDNFSIWRPLRLPLKCPNCRSIVEIPAAGIQSLPINFALKAIIEKYQQEDRSDVATCSEHYRQPLNVYCLLDRKLVCGHCLTIGKHNGHPIDDLQSAYLKEKQNSGKILDQLTDKHWTDVCLLIEKLKEQKSQCESIVQEDKKAVVHYFKKLSDTLEHKRQALLTALDEINTRILEEYEPLIEKLKKIREEQLELMSLNTAIQKEESPLIFLEKVDDMHQRIKALKQKQLPDVKPVEIYPRAGHLLKDVWSKTEIGHINKIVTPKINLIPKRKLRSKGSGKEGKESKVLLQASSNCCACGEMLQTGFQ from the exons aTGCATCACTTTGAGGAAGAATTAACGTGTTCCATTTGCTATAGCATATTTGAAGATCCACGCGTTCTGCCCTGTTCCCATACGTTTTGCCGGAATTGTCTGGAGGGTGTTATTCAGCTGTCAGACAACTTTTCCATTTGGAGACCCCTGAGACTCCCTCTGAAGTGTCCTAATTGCAGGAGTATTGTTGAAATTCCAGCCGCTGGTATCCAGTCGTTGCCCATCAACTTTGCATTGAAAGCTATTATTGAAAAATACCAACAGGAAGATCGCTCTGATGTTGCAACCTGCAGTGAACATTACCGGCAACCGCTGAACGTTTACTGTCTTTTGGATAGAAAATTGGTGTGTGGCCATTGCCTTACAATAGGGAAACACAACGGCCATCCCATAGATGACCTTCAAAGTGCCTacctaaaagaaaagcagaattctgGAAAAATTCTCGACCAGCTGACTGATAAACACTGGACTGATGTATGTTTGCTCattgaaaagctgaaagaacaGAAGTCGCAGTGTGAAAGCATTGTTCAGGAGGATAAAAAAGCAGTAGTCCATTATTTTAAGAAACTTAGTGATACCTTGGAGCACAAAAGACAAGCTCTGCTGACTGCCCTGGATGAAATCAACACACGCATTTTGGAAGAATACGAGCCTCTCATtgagaagttgaaaaaaataagggaagaacAGCTTGAATTAATGTCACTGAATACAGCTATTCAAAAAGAAGAGTCCCCACTTATTTTTCTTGAGAAGGTGGATGATATGCATCAACGTATAAAAGCTTTGAAACAGAAGCAACTACCGGATGTTAAACCTGTGGAGATTTATCCGAGGGCTGGGCACCTGTTGAAAGATGTGTGGTCTAAAACTGAAATCGGTCACATCAACAAGATCGTCACtccaaaaataaatctgattccGAAAAGGAAGTTACGCAGCAAAGGcagtggaaaggaaggaaaagaatctAAAGTGCTCCTCCAGGCT AGCAGTAACTGTTGCGCTTGTGGTGAAATGCTGCAGACAGGTTTTCAGTGA
- the TRIM59 gene encoding tripartite motif-containing protein 59 isoform X1: protein MHHFEEELTCSICYSIFEDPRVLPCSHTFCRNCLEGVIQLSDNFSIWRPLRLPLKCPNCRSIVEIPAAGIQSLPINFALKAIIEKYQQEDRSDVATCSEHYRQPLNVYCLLDRKLVCGHCLTIGKHNGHPIDDLQSAYLKEKQNSGKILDQLTDKHWTDVCLLIEKLKEQKSQCESIVQEDKKAVVHYFKKLSDTLEHKRQALLTALDEINTRILEEYEPLIEKLKKIREEQLELMSLNTAIQKEESPLIFLEKVDDMHQRIKALKQKQLPDVKPVEIYPRAGHLLKDVWSKTEIGHINKIVTPKINLIPKRKLRSKGSGKEGKESKVLLQAVNPLAVLLLFIMLVTLCSFHKVVSSAVTEATPAHISAFLLLIYQDFCTHLQNMMDVLCHAFDLLVEFLGRIVSLKTFQ from the coding sequence aTGCATCACTTTGAGGAAGAATTAACGTGTTCCATTTGCTATAGCATATTTGAAGATCCACGCGTTCTGCCCTGTTCCCATACGTTTTGCCGGAATTGTCTGGAGGGTGTTATTCAGCTGTCAGACAACTTTTCCATTTGGAGACCCCTGAGACTCCCTCTGAAGTGTCCTAATTGCAGGAGTATTGTTGAAATTCCAGCCGCTGGTATCCAGTCGTTGCCCATCAACTTTGCATTGAAAGCTATTATTGAAAAATACCAACAGGAAGATCGCTCTGATGTTGCAACCTGCAGTGAACATTACCGGCAACCGCTGAACGTTTACTGTCTTTTGGATAGAAAATTGGTGTGTGGCCATTGCCTTACAATAGGGAAACACAACGGCCATCCCATAGATGACCTTCAAAGTGCCTacctaaaagaaaagcagaattctgGAAAAATTCTCGACCAGCTGACTGATAAACACTGGACTGATGTATGTTTGCTCattgaaaagctgaaagaacaGAAGTCGCAGTGTGAAAGCATTGTTCAGGAGGATAAAAAAGCAGTAGTCCATTATTTTAAGAAACTTAGTGATACCTTGGAGCACAAAAGACAAGCTCTGCTGACTGCCCTGGATGAAATCAACACACGCATTTTGGAAGAATACGAGCCTCTCATtgagaagttgaaaaaaataagggaagaacAGCTTGAATTAATGTCACTGAATACAGCTATTCAAAAAGAAGAGTCCCCACTTATTTTTCTTGAGAAGGTGGATGATATGCATCAACGTATAAAAGCTTTGAAACAGAAGCAACTACCGGATGTTAAACCTGTGGAGATTTATCCGAGGGCTGGGCACCTGTTGAAAGATGTGTGGTCTAAAACTGAAATCGGTCACATCAACAAGATCGTCACtccaaaaataaatctgattccGAAAAGGAAGTTACGCAGCAAAGGcagtggaaaggaaggaaaagaatctAAAGTGCTCCTCCAGGCTGTAAATCCTTTAGCTGTCCTGCTTCTTTTTATAATGCTGGTAACTCTGTGTTCGTTTCACAAAGTGGTATCATCAGCTGTAACTGAAGCTACTCCTGCTCATATCTCCGCGTTCTTGCTGCTTATTTATCAAGATTTCTGTACCCATTTGCAGAATATGATGGATGTGCTGTGCCATGCATTTGATTTACTGGTAGAGTTTTTAGGGAGGATTGTTTCTCTTAAGACTTTTCAGTGA